The proteins below are encoded in one region of Tindallia magadiensis:
- a CDS encoding Ppx/GppA phosphatase family protein — MNRKRKPTVMSAIDIGSYSLKMRIVEVDEEGNTRLLDRVTHPAALGKDTFSTGKVSYETVEHICEILTGFQQLMQEYGSRHYRALATSAIREAQNREYLIDQIRLKTGLKVEVINNAQERYLTYKAIRENLPDHKAIREEGVLVVEVGSGSIEITIYDRGSMQLTHNIKLGHLRLREVLSDLEKRSFDFPRLLEEYIESHLDAIDYIQQEYPIRHLVVLGSEMKAINRLCNGSEFPEAGNTISEEALEKLFKEVQEKPAEFMADTYQISMDLASILLPSLMIMKKFFQMTKATQYYTPLVSLSDGIISDFIDRRFDTDRLKEFNEDIQQQAVNLLKKYDGDKKHAFDVEEKAVLFFDALKKTHGMKEREKFLLKLACKLHDIGKFVNLNQHYEHSYTLIKASPILSLSEEELEIVANVSKYHSSRTPQKDHDSYLRLKGRDRVTTAKLTAILRLADAMDRSHRQKIYDVKVKHQKKEMIISGTADVDTLLEEWTFEIKSEFFQEVFGIKPILRIKRRLNNGT, encoded by the coding sequence ATGAATCGAAAACGAAAACCTACGGTAATGAGTGCCATTGACATCGGCTCCTATTCTCTTAAAATGAGGATTGTAGAAGTGGATGAAGAAGGCAATACAAGGCTTTTAGATCGAGTTACTCATCCAGCTGCTCTAGGAAAAGACACATTTTCAACAGGAAAAGTAAGCTACGAAACCGTAGAGCATATCTGTGAAATTTTGACAGGTTTTCAGCAATTAATGCAGGAATACGGCTCTCGTCATTATCGTGCCTTAGCTACTAGTGCTATTCGGGAAGCGCAGAACAGAGAGTATTTAATTGATCAGATACGATTAAAAACCGGATTGAAAGTAGAGGTTATTAATAATGCCCAGGAACGATATTTAACCTATAAAGCAATCAGGGAAAACCTGCCAGATCATAAGGCCATTCGTGAAGAAGGGGTTTTGGTAGTGGAAGTAGGTTCAGGCAGCATCGAGATTACCATCTATGACCGGGGATCCATGCAGTTAACTCATAATATAAAACTGGGTCATTTGAGGTTGAGAGAGGTGCTTTCAGACCTTGAGAAACGAAGCTTTGATTTTCCTCGATTGTTGGAAGAGTATATTGAAAGTCATTTAGATGCCATCGATTACATTCAGCAGGAATATCCGATTCGGCATTTGGTAGTTTTAGGAAGTGAAATGAAAGCGATTAATCGTCTTTGCAATGGTTCTGAGTTTCCTGAAGCTGGAAATACTATTTCTGAAGAAGCACTTGAAAAGCTGTTTAAGGAAGTGCAAGAAAAACCGGCAGAATTTATGGCGGATACCTATCAAATATCCATGGACCTGGCTTCCATTCTCCTACCTTCTCTGATGATCATGAAAAAGTTCTTTCAGATGACGAAAGCAACACAATACTATACGCCATTGGTATCACTGAGTGATGGCATAATATCTGATTTTATAGACCGACGCTTTGATACAGATCGGTTGAAAGAATTTAATGAAGACATTCAGCAACAAGCCGTTAACTTACTGAAAAAATATGATGGGGACAAAAAGCATGCTTTCGATGTGGAAGAAAAAGCAGTTCTATTTTTCGATGCATTAAAAAAGACCCATGGGATGAAAGAGCGGGAAAAATTTCTCCTTAAGCTGGCCTGTAAACTTCATGATATTGGGAAATTTGTTAACTTAAACCAACATTATGAACACTCCTATACCCTCATTAAGGCATCACCGATTCTCAGCCTTTCGGAAGAAGAGTTGGAAATCGTTGCGAATGTTTCAAAATACCACAGCAGTCGTACGCCGCAAAAGGATCATGATTCCTATCTTCGTTTAAAAGGAAGAGATCGGGTGACTACGGCCAAACTGACAGCCATCCTTCGATTGGCAGACGCCATGGATAGGAGTCATCGTCAAAAAATTTACGATGTAAAAGTAAAGCATCAAAAAAAAGAGATGATTATCTCAGGTACAGCTGATGTTGATACATTGTTGGAGGAATGGACATTTGAAATAAAATCCGAATTTTTTCAGGAAGTTTTTGGAATAAAACCTATTCTAAGGATAAAAAGGAGGCTAAATAATGGAACTTAA
- a CDS encoding tripartite tricarboxylate transporter TctB family protein, whose product MTSSGKEIGVGLVGIVTSIYLWCCFIPRTVIVRGEVHYFFRDPQFTPKLWTALIFISSLGILYHAVKQKKAEKSRETIKVESGGSLRLARENIRILVLLIIMYGFMILMPKVDYRIVTGIGLAATLLCFGYRKPAQVFGISLATSLVMHFFFSNILRIRL is encoded by the coding sequence ATGACTAGTTCTGGAAAAGAGATAGGGGTAGGGCTTGTTGGAATAGTGACATCTATTTATTTGTGGTGTTGCTTTATTCCCAGAACCGTGATTGTAAGAGGAGAGGTTCATTATTTTTTTCGGGATCCACAATTTACGCCTAAGCTTTGGACTGCTTTGATTTTTATCAGCTCTTTAGGGATTCTCTATCATGCCGTTAAACAAAAGAAAGCAGAAAAAAGCAGGGAAACGATAAAAGTTGAAAGTGGAGGAAGCCTTCGTCTGGCAAGAGAAAATATAAGAATCCTGGTGTTGCTGATTATTATGTATGGATTTATGATATTAATGCCGAAGGTTGACTATCGCATTGTAACGGGAATTGGTTTAGCGGCAACACTGCTTTGTTTTGGGTATCGTAAGCCGGCTCAGGTTTTTGGCATCAGCCTGGCAACTTCACTTGTGATGCATTTCTTTTTTTCCAATATACTACGAATAAGACTATAA
- a CDS encoding MalY/PatB family protein, whose protein sequence is MKTNFDEIVERRHSGSLKWDGIEERLGIKEKDLLPMWVADMDFKTPATVREAISEKLQHGVLGYAGSYDTYYESVLDWMKERYQWTPQKDWMVHGGNLVSVLTRLIRVYSNPGDKVLIQPPVYGSFRNLIKSNHREVVENPLQQTKNGYEIDFIDFEKKLQEQVSLFLLCSPHNPVGRVWSYEELEKMGSLCKKYNVLVIADEVHADLTFKNKKHIPFLAVDKAFEENGILCTAPHKAFNLAGLEISSTFIPSAERRDRYTKEMLRDGYNKPNLLGVTAAEAAYRRGGKWLEEVVDYIEKNHQYLQERLRQEMPPLHVTEAEAGYLAWIDCRKSGYEAETLNKAFIKKGKLLLSNGTGFGTGGEGFFRMNLACPRSVLQEGVSRLLRSFD, encoded by the coding sequence ATGAAAACAAATTTTGATGAAATCGTGGAACGGCGTCATTCAGGATCCCTAAAATGGGATGGGATAGAGGAACGACTGGGAATAAAGGAGAAGGACCTGTTGCCGATGTGGGTGGCGGATATGGACTTCAAAACACCTGCAACAGTAAGAGAAGCCATTTCGGAAAAGCTTCAACATGGAGTACTAGGCTATGCCGGCAGTTATGATACTTATTATGAAAGCGTCCTTGATTGGATGAAAGAACGGTATCAGTGGACGCCTCAAAAAGACTGGATGGTTCATGGAGGCAATCTGGTATCGGTTCTGACAAGGCTCATTCGTGTTTATAGCAATCCGGGAGACAAGGTCCTAATCCAGCCGCCGGTATATGGAAGCTTTAGAAACCTGATAAAAAGCAACCATCGGGAAGTGGTAGAAAACCCATTACAGCAGACAAAGAATGGGTATGAGATTGATTTCATTGATTTTGAAAAAAAATTACAGGAACAGGTTAGCTTATTTTTGCTCTGCAGCCCTCATAATCCGGTGGGAAGAGTTTGGAGCTACGAAGAACTGGAGAAAATGGGAAGCTTATGCAAAAAATACAATGTATTGGTTATTGCGGATGAAGTACATGCTGATTTGACGTTTAAAAATAAGAAGCATATTCCATTTCTGGCGGTAGATAAAGCCTTTGAAGAAAATGGCATTTTATGCACGGCTCCCCATAAAGCGTTTAACTTAGCAGGACTGGAGATATCAAGTACTTTTATTCCTTCGGCAGAACGGAGAGATCGATATACTAAAGAAATGCTTCGGGACGGGTATAATAAACCCAACTTGCTGGGTGTTACAGCGGCTGAAGCCGCTTACCGACGGGGAGGGAAATGGTTAGAAGAAGTAGTGGATTACATCGAAAAAAATCACCAGTATTTGCAGGAACGACTCCGTCAAGAAATGCCACCACTTCATGTCACCGAAGCAGAAGCAGGGTATCTGGCGTGGATTGACTGTCGGAAGTCTGGCTATGAGGCTGAAACCTTGAACAAGGCCTTTATCAAAAAAGGAAAACTTTTACTGAGCAATGGAACTGGTTTTGGAACCGGTGGTGAAGGTTTTTTTAGAATGAATCTGGCGTGTCCTAGAAGCGTTTTACAGGAAGGTGTTTCCAGACTTCTTAGGAGTTTTGACTAA
- a CDS encoding ABC transporter ATP-binding protein has protein sequence MESSVLKADKIRKKYISEKGFSVTAIEDFSLSVSENEFVSILGPSGCGKSTFLRMVAGLENGNEGSLTYKDKAIKKQHPEIGMVFQDYSLLPWRTVLDNVVLGLEFEGINKKTRYEEGMKYLKIVGLEKFSQAYPYELSGGMQQRVAMVRSLVKKPSLLLMDEPFGALDAHTRMILQKELLDIWEKDKKTILFVTHSVDEAIYLSDRVIVMSGSPGTVKEVIPVELPRPRDRGDASYGKLLSLLIRMLGEEYNKVKTA, from the coding sequence ATGGAATCATCTGTACTGAAAGCGGATAAAATACGGAAAAAATATATCAGTGAAAAAGGATTTTCGGTAACGGCTATTGAAGACTTTTCTTTATCCGTATCGGAAAATGAGTTTGTCTCCATTCTTGGTCCGTCAGGTTGTGGTAAATCTACTTTTCTCAGAATGGTAGCTGGTCTTGAAAATGGCAACGAAGGTTCATTAACCTATAAAGATAAAGCCATCAAAAAGCAACATCCGGAAATAGGGATGGTATTTCAGGACTATTCATTGTTACCTTGGAGAACAGTGCTGGATAATGTTGTTCTAGGACTTGAATTTGAAGGTATAAATAAAAAAACACGATACGAAGAAGGGATGAAATACTTAAAAATTGTCGGGTTGGAAAAATTTTCTCAAGCCTACCCTTATGAATTGTCAGGTGGTATGCAACAACGGGTTGCGATGGTAAGGTCATTAGTAAAGAAACCCTCATTATTGTTAATGGATGAACCCTTTGGAGCTTTAGATGCACACACAAGAATGATTCTACAAAAAGAATTGTTGGATATATGGGAAAAAGATAAAAAAACCATCCTGTTTGTAACCCATAGTGTAGATGAGGCCATTTACCTTTCCGATCGAGTGATTGTGATGAGCGGCTCGCCAGGTACTGTTAAAGAAGTCATTCCTGTTGAGTTGCCAAGACCGAGAGATCGGGGAGATGCTTCGTATGGAAAACTACTCAGCCTTCTTATTAGAATGCTGGGAGAAGAATATAATAAAGTAAAGACTGCATAA
- the ppx gene encoding exopolyphosphatase — protein MNKKIAVIDLGSNSIRMLLMKVYEDGSYKMLDQVKDMVRLSEGMGEERTLKPLPIKRTMKTLKLFRRLLQVHQTDYVIPVATAAVRSAVNQKMFLEKVEAETGFQFRVITGEEEAYYGYMGVINTLPVERGITIDIGGASTEIGWIEKGRLKESVSLDFGAVTLTEKYIGRENISEEKVQEVEACVEKELEKLEWLTSLKHYPVVGLGGTIRTLAKMDKHKIGYPLESLHNYQMTFAEVEDAYGKVTTGTVPEIRKLPGINKDRADIIAAGLAPVHAIMKKLKTDQLVISGHGVREGVFFEQYLKEIQYPKPVLEDVLFHSADNIIKNFGMNEKHCHRVKKLALALFDQTMELHKMGKKERKLLAVAALFHDLGMSIDYYNHHKHGFYLALNVRVNGLRNYERVMVAFLVGSHRESNLKEDWKQFDMLVKEEDMEKVEKLSLFLKIAEKLDRSEYGSVEDLACYVTKEDVQIMVKAEDPPELEVTSAMTYQKEFKKMYHRKLIIV, from the coding sequence ATGAATAAAAAAATTGCGGTGATTGACTTAGGTTCTAACTCTATCCGAATGCTGTTGATGAAAGTTTATGAAGATGGCTCCTATAAAATGCTGGATCAGGTAAAGGATATGGTACGGCTTAGCGAAGGAATGGGGGAAGAGAGAACCCTAAAACCACTTCCGATCAAGCGAACCATGAAAACCCTGAAATTGTTTCGAAGACTACTTCAGGTGCATCAGACAGATTATGTTATTCCTGTTGCAACGGCGGCTGTCCGGTCAGCAGTGAATCAAAAAATGTTTTTGGAAAAAGTAGAAGCCGAAACCGGGTTTCAATTTCGGGTTATTACCGGGGAAGAAGAAGCTTATTATGGATATATGGGCGTTATTAATACCTTACCCGTAGAGCGAGGCATTACCATCGATATTGGAGGTGCCAGCACGGAGATTGGGTGGATTGAAAAGGGGCGGTTGAAAGAGTCTGTTTCTTTGGACTTTGGAGCCGTTACCTTAACAGAAAAATATATTGGCCGAGAAAACATTTCGGAGGAAAAGGTACAGGAAGTGGAAGCTTGTGTTGAAAAAGAACTGGAAAAACTGGAATGGCTCACATCGCTGAAGCATTATCCGGTGGTGGGGTTAGGTGGTACGATCCGGACCTTAGCCAAGATGGATAAACATAAAATTGGATATCCTTTGGAAAGTTTGCATAATTATCAAATGACCTTTGCAGAAGTGGAAGATGCTTATGGGAAGGTAACGACAGGAACCGTTCCGGAAATAAGAAAGCTGCCTGGCATCAATAAAGATCGGGCGGATATTATTGCAGCCGGCCTGGCACCGGTTCATGCCATTATGAAAAAACTCAAAACCGATCAATTGGTGATCAGTGGCCATGGGGTTCGGGAAGGTGTGTTTTTCGAACAATACTTAAAAGAGATCCAATATCCCAAACCGGTATTGGAGGACGTTTTATTTCATTCTGCCGATAATATTATTAAAAATTTTGGAATGAACGAAAAGCATTGTCATCGAGTAAAAAAACTGGCACTGGCTCTTTTTGATCAAACCATGGAATTGCATAAAATGGGAAAGAAAGAACGGAAACTGTTGGCTGTTGCGGCCCTGTTTCACGATCTGGGAATGAGTATCGACTACTATAATCATCATAAGCATGGTTTCTATTTGGCACTAAATGTGCGGGTGAATGGACTGAGAAATTATGAGCGAGTGATGGTTGCCTTTTTGGTAGGATCTCATAGGGAAAGCAACTTGAAAGAAGACTGGAAGCAGTTTGATATGTTAGTAAAGGAAGAAGATATGGAAAAAGTAGAAAAACTGAGCCTATTTTTGAAAATAGCTGAGAAATTAGATCGCAGCGAATATGGAAGCGTGGAAGATTTGGCCTGCTATGTGACCAAGGAAGATGTTCAAATCATGGTAAAAGCAGAAGATCCACCAGAACTAGAAGTTACTAGTGCAATGACCTATCAGAAAGAGTTCAAAAAAATGTATCACCGAAAACTAATTATTGTATAG
- a CDS encoding Bug family tripartite tricarboxylate transporter substrate binding protein translates to MKKRILLSTILILLITLLIGCAGGAEEVDESSDVEVTEPVEKAEESDALDFPERPIEIVVSSGTGGSIDLTARTIAAHSDYLGTSVEVTNMPGAAFTIAAQHVIDSEPDGYTLLATTDSAFGYSPLAMPEDVTYTYEDIVGVSRIAMNQFSIAINADKAESLGIESFGDLLDYTESNPGELTVGYSSVLFDVWREVLRDIGYDMTAVHQDSGGEAATQTAGGHIDVYFGAMPGIIPYHEDGSVVILTTLPFEFYDGIPSVEEYPEVSDALGMSQYGVVSIYAPADTPQEVIDYLDSRFQEMFTNEAFVSMLEDQGMKAYYEGHEDFQRTLKEMCEQALRFEEVLQNFGS, encoded by the coding sequence ATGAAAAAAAGAATACTCTTATCGACGATATTAATATTATTAATTACTTTATTGATAGGTTGTGCCGGTGGAGCTGAAGAAGTGGACGAAAGTTCGGATGTAGAAGTTACAGAACCAGTGGAAAAGGCAGAAGAATCAGATGCCCTTGATTTTCCTGAAAGACCAATTGAAATTGTAGTTTCTTCAGGAACAGGAGGTTCTATTGATCTGACAGCTAGAACTATTGCCGCACATTCCGATTATCTTGGAACGTCTGTGGAAGTAACCAATATGCCTGGAGCTGCCTTTACGATAGCGGCACAGCATGTTATTGACAGTGAGCCGGATGGATATACGCTGTTAGCAACAACGGATTCTGCCTTTGGATATAGCCCTTTAGCGATGCCAGAAGATGTGACGTATACATATGAAGATATTGTAGGTGTATCCAGAATTGCAATGAACCAGTTTTCTATTGCGATCAATGCCGATAAAGCGGAGTCCTTAGGGATTGAAAGTTTTGGTGACTTACTGGATTATACAGAATCAAATCCGGGAGAATTAACCGTAGGCTATTCCAGTGTCCTTTTTGATGTATGGCGTGAAGTGTTAAGAGATATCGGTTATGATATGACAGCGGTTCATCAGGACAGTGGTGGTGAAGCGGCAACGCAGACAGCAGGTGGTCATATCGATGTATACTTTGGTGCTATGCCAGGAATTATTCCATACCACGAAGATGGATCGGTTGTGATTCTTACAACACTTCCTTTTGAATTTTATGATGGCATTCCATCCGTAGAAGAATATCCTGAAGTAAGCGATGCCTTAGGAATGTCTCAATATGGGGTTGTGTCCATCTATGCTCCTGCTGATACTCCGCAGGAAGTAATTGATTATCTTGACAGCCGTTTTCAGGAAATGTTCACAAATGAAGCCTTTGTTTCTATGTTAGAAGATCAAGGGATGAAAGCTTACTATGAAGGTCATGAAGATTTTCAAAGAACATTAAAAGAGATGTGCGAACAAGCGTTACGCTTTGAAGAAGTACTTCAGAACTTCGGAAGCTAA
- a CDS encoding RNA degradosome polyphosphate kinase yields MELKPPKESIKPSDQYDSRHFINRELSWLEFNHRVMEESRDKNNPLFERLKFLAIVTSNLDEFFMVRVASLKDQVNAGYQKPDPAGLTPKRQLKHISQRVHQMVKEQYNTFNKSLKPLLQKEGFYLLRRDQISAEQHGFLEDYFKKMLYPVLTPMAVDSSRPFPLILNRSLNIAMLVQGKEATSPTFATVQVPSVLPRVVELPAGKTGRNFMMLEEIMMLFSNRLFSGHQVLSAAPYRITRNADLTIEEEEAKDLLIEIEKSIRRRRWGAAIRLEIDAGMDDVLRDFLQSALEIHKGEIYPIKGPLDLSFLMKINKIKGFDHLLFEPTEPVMPAEFIGEESIFDIIAKGDRFLHHPYDSFQPVVRLVQEAAADPKVLAIKQTLYRVSGDSPIIKALAEAAEAGKQVTVLVEVMARFDEENNILWAKKLEQAGCHVIYGLVGLKTHSKIILVVRKEEDRIKRYLHLGTGNYNDNTAKLYTDMGLLTCNEYYGAEASAFFNMLTGYSQPPDLYKLTVAPLNLRQTFTRYIRREAGYARQGKKAAIVAQMNSLVDPQIITELYDASQAGVKIKLLVRGICCLRPGVEGISENIEVRSIVGRFLEHPRIYRFYNDGEKNIYLSSADWMTRNLDRRVELMFEIEDKSLKSSLERTLEIIFSDTQKTRILGADGLYKRVDRRGKVKLNAQEYFCGRAIEKSKRAKGKEEDHKIGEPITSSEDIAK; encoded by the coding sequence ATGGAACTTAAACCGCCGAAAGAAAGTATAAAGCCTTCTGATCAATATGACAGCAGGCATTTTATTAATCGGGAGCTTAGCTGGCTGGAGTTTAATCATCGGGTAATGGAAGAAAGCAGAGACAAAAACAATCCTCTTTTTGAAAGACTAAAATTTTTAGCCATTGTCACATCGAATTTGGATGAATTTTTCATGGTACGGGTAGCCTCTTTGAAAGATCAAGTAAATGCAGGCTACCAAAAACCAGACCCTGCCGGATTAACACCTAAACGACAGCTGAAACATATTTCCCAACGTGTTCATCAAATGGTGAAAGAACAGTACAATACCTTTAATAAAAGTCTGAAGCCGCTTTTACAAAAGGAAGGCTTTTATTTGTTGCGGCGTGATCAGATTTCAGCCGAACAGCATGGTTTTTTGGAAGATTATTTTAAGAAAATGCTCTATCCAGTACTAACACCAATGGCTGTAGATTCAAGTCGACCCTTTCCTCTCATTTTGAATCGAAGCTTAAACATTGCGATGCTGGTACAGGGAAAAGAAGCAACATCACCTACCTTTGCCACTGTTCAAGTACCTTCTGTCCTACCACGGGTGGTTGAATTGCCAGCAGGAAAAACGGGGCGAAATTTTATGATGCTGGAAGAAATCATGATGCTTTTTTCAAATCGCCTTTTTTCCGGACATCAGGTATTATCGGCGGCACCTTACCGGATCACCCGCAATGCGGATCTGACCATTGAAGAAGAAGAAGCTAAAGATTTACTAATAGAGATCGAAAAATCCATTAGACGAAGGCGATGGGGTGCGGCGATTCGACTGGAAATAGATGCTGGGATGGATGACGTACTTCGGGACTTCTTGCAATCAGCACTGGAAATACATAAAGGTGAAATATATCCTATTAAAGGGCCTTTAGACCTTAGCTTTCTAATGAAAATAAATAAAATAAAAGGCTTTGATCATTTGTTGTTTGAACCGACTGAGCCCGTTATGCCTGCTGAGTTTATCGGAGAAGAAAGTATTTTTGATATTATCGCCAAGGGAGATCGTTTCCTGCATCATCCCTATGATAGCTTTCAGCCGGTCGTAAGGCTTGTCCAGGAAGCAGCCGCCGATCCAAAGGTATTAGCCATTAAACAAACCCTGTACCGAGTCAGTGGAGATTCGCCGATTATCAAAGCGTTGGCTGAAGCCGCTGAAGCTGGTAAGCAAGTAACGGTACTGGTAGAAGTAATGGCACGATTCGATGAAGAAAACAATATCCTTTGGGCTAAAAAACTGGAACAGGCTGGATGTCACGTCATCTATGGGTTGGTTGGATTAAAAACCCATTCGAAAATTATTTTGGTTGTTCGAAAAGAGGAAGATCGAATTAAAAGATACTTACATCTTGGAACGGGTAACTACAATGATAATACGGCAAAACTTTATACAGATATGGGTCTGCTGACATGCAATGAATATTATGGAGCGGAAGCCTCTGCCTTTTTTAATATGTTAACAGGCTACTCTCAACCACCAGATTTGTATAAACTAACGGTAGCACCCTTAAATCTACGACAGACCTTTACTCGATATATTCGACGAGAAGCAGGCTATGCTCGTCAGGGTAAGAAGGCAGCAATTGTGGCTCAGATGAACTCCCTTGTGGATCCTCAGATTATTACAGAACTCTACGATGCTTCTCAGGCAGGTGTAAAAATAAAGCTTTTGGTAAGAGGCATTTGTTGCTTGAGGCCCGGAGTAGAAGGGATCAGTGAAAATATTGAAGTGCGAAGTATCGTAGGAAGGTTTTTAGAACATCCAAGAATTTATCGGTTTTATAATGATGGCGAAAAAAATATTTATCTGTCCAGTGCTGACTGGATGACTAGGAACCTGGATCGCCGGGTAGAGTTAATGTTTGAAATAGAGGATAAATCGCTGAAAAGCAGTCTTGAAAGAACCTTAGAAATTATTTTTTCAGATACACAAAAAACGAGAATACTAGGGGCTGATGGGCTTTATAAAAGAGTTGACCGCCGGGGGAAGGTAAAACTCAATGCTCAGGAATACTTCTGTGGTCGTGCAATCGAAAAAAGTAAAAGAGCTAAAGGTAAGGAAGAGGATCATAAAATAGGCGAACCAATTACTTCCAGTGAAGATATTGCAAAGTAG
- a CDS encoding tripartite tricarboxylate transporter permease, with amino-acid sequence MLEIVVQSASMVFTWQAMMFMCMGVAVGLALGAIPGLGPSIGIGVLLPLTFGVEPVAAMILLIGLYKGSLLGGSISAILLNTPGTAGAAATVIDGYPMHQKGEGKKALQGAILSSGFADIASDLFLIAGSISLARLALLFGPPEFFWIIAVALILTATLAGDSMWKGFLSMGIGLLIGSVGVDPVIGTPRLGIGSTMGRLQGLEMVAVLIGIFAISEIMMNLNALQKNEGKTMLGKETVSGGSLTKEDIKESMKSFWIGTGIGTAIGVLPGLGASAAGFLSYSVSKSAYGGKTKNGSFGEGVLPGIVSAEAGNSAVSGANMLPMFLLGIPGSSVAALLLAGLRLQGIAPGPGVFRDHGDVIYAIFFALIIANLINMLFAGALVKPLIWSLRRDPRILYPIVLFVCMTGVYSINNRMLDVAVMTGIGVLAYAMKKCRIPVAPMAMSFILAGRLERGFRRALQTSTGDWSIFVESNISKAGLILCMIAIGLVAWQKIKEKDKREKEASL; translated from the coding sequence ATGTTGGAAATAGTTGTACAGTCAGCATCCATGGTCTTTACCTGGCAGGCAATGATGTTTATGTGTATGGGTGTGGCTGTAGGTTTGGCGTTGGGCGCCATACCGGGTCTTGGTCCATCCATTGGTATAGGAGTGTTGCTGCCATTGACATTTGGCGTGGAACCGGTGGCAGCCATGATTTTGTTAATAGGCTTGTATAAAGGCTCTTTACTGGGCGGTTCCATTTCTGCCATTTTATTAAATACACCTGGTACGGCGGGTGCAGCGGCTACGGTTATTGATGGCTATCCGATGCATCAAAAAGGAGAAGGAAAAAAAGCGTTACAGGGAGCGATTCTTAGTTCTGGATTTGCCGATATTGCCAGTGATCTTTTTCTCATTGCAGGCTCTATTTCTCTGGCAAGACTAGCCTTATTATTTGGTCCTCCGGAGTTCTTTTGGATTATTGCAGTTGCTCTTATCTTAACGGCTACCTTAGCAGGAGATTCTATGTGGAAGGGATTTCTTTCCATGGGTATCGGTCTATTAATTGGTTCTGTAGGGGTGGACCCAGTGATCGGAACTCCCAGACTTGGAATTGGATCCACCATGGGGCGTCTGCAAGGCTTGGAAATGGTTGCTGTATTAATTGGCATTTTTGCCATTTCTGAAATAATGATGAACCTTAACGCTTTACAAAAAAATGAAGGAAAGACAATGTTGGGAAAAGAAACCGTCAGTGGAGGTTCGCTAACAAAAGAGGATATTAAAGAAAGCATGAAATCTTTCTGGATTGGTACAGGCATTGGTACGGCAATTGGCGTTTTGCCAGGGCTGGGAGCATCAGCAGCTGGATTTTTAAGTTATAGCGTAAGTAAATCCGCTTATGGAGGAAAAACGAAAAATGGATCCTTCGGAGAAGGGGTTTTACCGGGAATTGTAAGTGCAGAAGCTGGAAACAGTGCGGTGTCCGGCGCTAATATGCTACCTATGTTTTTGCTGGGCATACCGGGAAGTTCCGTAGCGGCACTGTTGTTAGCTGGTTTGCGATTGCAGGGAATTGCTCCGGGACCGGGCGTTTTTAGGGATCATGGTGATGTAATTTATGCTATTTTTTTTGCGCTGATTATTGCAAACCTGATCAATATGTTATTTGCTGGCGCGCTTGTCAAACCTCTTATTTGGTCTTTGAGAAGGGATCCAAGAATTCTCTATCCAATTGTTTTGTTTGTATGCATGACGGGAGTGTACTCTATTAATAACCGAATGCTGGACGTTGCTGTAATGACGGGAATTGGCGTGTTGGCCTATGCTATGAAAAAATGCCGCATTCCGGTGGCGCCGATGGCGATGTCTTTTATACTGGCAGGAAGGTTAGAAAGAGGATTTCGTAGAGCCTTACAGACATCAACAGGTGATTGGAGCATTTTTGTTGAATCAAATATCAGTAAGGCTGGACTGATCTTGTGTATGATTGCCATTGGATTGGTGGCCTGGCAAAAAATTAAGGAGAAAGATAAAAGGGAAAAGGAGGCAAGCCTATGA